The DNA segment TCGCTTACTGATTATGATGTTTGTGCAATATTTCATGCAAGGCGCGTGGAATATGACCATGGGGCTGGTATTAAGTAGCTATGGTATGGCAAGCATTATTGGTAATGCCTACGCTTTATTAGGCGTCGCGACAATTATCTCCCCTTTATTTATTGGTATGGTCGCTGACCGTTTCTTTGCTTCGCAGAAAGTCATGGGCATCCTCCATTTAATTAATGCCGCAGTCATTATTTGTGTTCCTCAATTTATTGAAGCACAAAACAGTGGCATGACTTTATTCTTAATTTTCATTATTGGATTATTGTTTTATCCAACAACTGCGCTCTCAAATAGTATTAGTTTCTCCCATATTAATGGCGTGAAATATTTCCCTATTATTCGTGTATTCGGTACGTTTGGTTTTATGGCTATCGGATTTATATTAGGAGAAATGGGCTTCTCTGGTAGTACGATGACTTGGTATATCGCTTCTGCTGTGGGTGTTTTACTTGGTTTCTACTGCTTTACTTTACCGAATACACCACCTAAAGCGAAAGGTAAGCCATTCTCTGCCCGTGATATTTTATGTTTAGATGCACTTTCATTATTTAAAGATCGTTATTTCGCTATCTTAATGTTTAGTATCTTTATTTTAATGATCCCAAAAACAGCTTACTCCGCTTATATTCCCGTTTTTATTAAAGCATTAGGTTTTAATAACGCGGCATCTATTATGCAAATAGGTATAGCCTGTGAAGTTCTGTTTATGTTT comes from the Proteus appendicitidis genome and includes:
- a CDS encoding MFS transporter yields the protein MDMKITSRLLIMMFVQYFMQGAWNMTMGLVLSSYGMASIIGNAYALLGVATIISPLFIGMVADRFFASQKVMGILHLINAAVIICVPQFIEAQNSGMTLFLIFIIGLLFYPTTALSNSISFSHINGVKYFPIIRVFGTFGFMAIGFILGEMGFSGSTMTWYIASAVGVLLGFYCFTLPNTPPKAKGKPFSARDILCLDALSLFKDRYFAILMFSIFILMIPKTAYSAYIPVFIKALGFNNAASIMQIGIACEVLFMFVLSFFLMKFGFKITLLLGAISWIIRSIFFSYAAVNTEFYFIVIGLMLQGLCWDFFFTAGDIYVDRKAKPEIRAQAQGLRFIVSNGFGLLFASTICGQIFNSTVTETGDAALPQWSTFWIYPAIVAAVVTIFFIFFFKDDVSKKKNNEDKKAQESIATP